In Kitasatospora sp. NBC_00240, the following are encoded in one genomic region:
- a CDS encoding beta-phosphoglucomutase family hydrolase, with translation MLGLPDDIRAFLFDLDGVLTQTAKVHAAAWKDTFDAFLRAEADRTGGDFVPFDAVVDYDTYVDGRPRLDGTRAFLGSRGVELPEGAPADPPGTRSVHGVSSAKNDTVLRMIREQGVQPYRGSVDYVHRLRALDLPCAVVSSSANCRDVLRAAGIEELFDVVVDGLVAAREGLPGKPAPDTYLAAARTLKVEPAHAAVFEDALAGVASGRAGGFGAVVGVDRTGQAEELRRNGATVVVADLAELIEGEPR, from the coding sequence ATGTTGGGTCTTCCGGACGACATCCGCGCATTCCTCTTCGACCTCGACGGGGTGCTCACCCAGACCGCCAAGGTGCACGCCGCGGCCTGGAAGGACACCTTCGACGCCTTCCTGCGGGCCGAGGCGGACCGCACCGGCGGTGACTTCGTCCCCTTCGACGCGGTCGTCGACTACGACACCTACGTGGACGGCAGACCGCGGCTGGACGGCACCCGGGCGTTCCTGGGCAGCCGCGGCGTCGAGCTGCCCGAGGGCGCCCCCGCGGACCCGCCGGGCACCCGCAGCGTGCACGGCGTGAGCAGCGCCAAGAACGACACCGTGCTGCGGATGATCCGCGAGCAGGGCGTCCAGCCCTACCGGGGATCGGTGGACTACGTGCACCGGCTGCGCGCGCTGGACCTGCCGTGCGCCGTGGTCTCCTCCAGCGCCAACTGCCGCGACGTGCTGCGCGCGGCCGGCATCGAGGAGCTCTTCGACGTCGTGGTGGACGGCCTGGTCGCCGCCCGCGAGGGCCTGCCCGGCAAGCCCGCGCCCGACACCTACCTGGCGGCCGCCCGCACGCTCAAGGTCGAGCCGGCCCACGCCGCCGTCTTCGAGGACGCGCTCGCCGGGGTCGCCTCCGGCCGGGCGGGCGGCTTCGGCGCGGTGGTCGGCGTCGACCGGACCGGCCAGGCCGAGGAGTTGCGCCGCAACGGCGCCACCGTGGTCGTGGCGGACCTGGCCGAACTGATCGAGGGGGAGCCGCGATGA
- a CDS encoding pyruvate dehydrogenase, with protein sequence MVSVAEQMVEVLRQAGVERVYGVVGDSLNPVVDAIRRTDGISWVHVRNEEAGAFAAAAEAELSGRLAVCAGSCGPGNTHLIQGLYDAQRSGLPVLALASHIPSGQIGSGFFQETHPDRVFTDCSSWCEMVSTPAQLPRLLRIAVQHALGAHGVSVLVFPGDVAALPAAGPTGTGGFLTEQAVAAPPWSQVQELAKALNSVRKVALFCGAGVRGAHAEVMDVAAALQSPVGHSLRGKEWIQYDNPYDVGMSGLLGYGACHEALHEADLVLLLGTDFPYDSFLPQARTIQVDHDATRLGRRTPLELAVHGDVSATLRAVLPLLEPKTDRAFLFGMLEKHYRALDGVIGAYTKDIERHLPIHPEYVAAVLDEVAADDAVFTVDTGMNNVWAARYLTPNGRRRVIGSFLHGSMANALPHAIGAQLACPGRQVVSMSGDGGLGMLLGELLTVARHRLPVKTVVFNNGALGMIKLEMLVSGYPEYAIDNGDVDYAAIARAAGIPAKRVTDPAKVREVLAEALERPGPALVDVVTDPNALSIPPHITAAQLKGFALAAGRTVLSGGVGKMIDLARSNLRNIPRP encoded by the coding sequence GTGGTGAGTGTGGCCGAGCAGATGGTGGAGGTGCTCCGGCAGGCCGGGGTGGAGCGGGTCTACGGCGTGGTCGGCGACAGCCTCAACCCGGTGGTGGACGCGATCCGCCGCACCGACGGCATCAGCTGGGTGCACGTGCGCAACGAGGAGGCGGGCGCGTTCGCGGCGGCGGCCGAGGCGGAGCTGAGCGGCCGGCTGGCGGTCTGCGCCGGCTCCTGCGGCCCGGGCAACACCCACCTGATCCAGGGCCTGTACGACGCCCAGCGCAGCGGGCTGCCGGTGCTGGCCCTCGCCTCGCACATCCCGTCCGGGCAGATCGGCAGCGGCTTCTTCCAGGAGACCCACCCCGACCGGGTGTTCACCGACTGCAGCAGCTGGTGCGAGATGGTCTCCACCCCGGCCCAGCTGCCGCGGCTGCTGCGGATCGCGGTGCAGCACGCGCTCGGGGCGCACGGCGTCTCGGTGCTGGTCTTCCCGGGGGACGTGGCCGCGCTGCCGGCCGCCGGCCCGACCGGGACGGGCGGCTTCCTGACCGAGCAGGCGGTCGCGGCGCCGCCCTGGTCGCAGGTGCAGGAGCTGGCCAAGGCGCTCAACTCGGTCCGCAAGGTGGCGCTGTTCTGCGGCGCCGGGGTGCGCGGCGCCCATGCCGAGGTGATGGACGTGGCGGCCGCCCTGCAGTCCCCGGTCGGGCACTCGCTGCGCGGCAAGGAGTGGATCCAGTACGACAATCCGTACGACGTCGGGATGAGCGGACTGCTGGGCTACGGCGCCTGCCACGAGGCGCTGCACGAGGCCGACCTGGTGCTGCTGCTGGGCACCGACTTCCCCTACGACTCCTTCCTGCCGCAGGCCAGGACGATCCAGGTCGACCACGACGCGACCAGGCTCGGCCGTCGGACCCCGCTGGAGCTGGCCGTGCACGGCGACGTGTCGGCGACCCTGCGGGCGGTGCTGCCGCTGCTGGAGCCCAAGACCGACCGGGCCTTCCTGTTCGGCATGCTGGAGAAGCACTACCGGGCGCTGGACGGGGTGATCGGCGCGTACACCAAGGACATCGAGCGGCACCTGCCGATCCACCCGGAGTACGTGGCCGCCGTGCTGGACGAGGTCGCCGCCGACGACGCGGTGTTCACCGTGGACACCGGCATGAACAACGTCTGGGCCGCCCGCTACCTCACCCCCAACGGCCGCCGCCGGGTGATCGGCTCCTTCCTGCACGGCTCGATGGCCAACGCGCTGCCGCACGCGATCGGGGCCCAGCTGGCCTGCCCCGGGCGGCAGGTGGTCTCGATGTCCGGTGACGGCGGGCTGGGGATGCTGCTCGGCGAGCTGCTGACGGTGGCCCGGCACCGGCTGCCGGTGAAGACGGTGGTCTTCAACAACGGCGCCCTCGGCATGATCAAACTGGAGATGCTGGTCTCCGGCTACCCGGAGTACGCGATCGACAACGGTGACGTGGACTACGCGGCGATCGCCCGGGCGGCGGGCATCCCGGCCAAGCGGGTCACCGACCCGGCGAAGGTCCGGGAGGTGCTGGCGGAGGCGCTGGAGCGGCCGGGCCCCGCGCTGGTGGACGTGGTCACCGACCCGAACGCGCTCTCCATCCCGCCGCACATCACCGCCGCGCAGCTCAAGGGCTTCGCCCTCGCGGCCGGGCGGACGGTGCTGTCCGGCGGCGTCGGCAAGATGATCGACCTGGCGCGCAGCAACCTGCGCAACATCCCGCGGCCGTGA
- a CDS encoding carboxymuconolactone decarboxylase family protein: protein MTTNDTLAAEDRADRTHAHAHVPAPEQRISLPELLPDFYRAMSALERASKAGIEPQLAELVKVHASMINGCAFCIDMHAADAVKGGEQEHRIRSLPAWRETPWFTARERAALALTESVTLLTQGHVPDAVYQEAARHFEQTELASLIAVVVTINAWNRIGVTSRLSPAAR, encoded by the coding sequence ATGACGACGAACGACACCCTTGCCGCCGAGGACCGCGCCGACCGCACCCACGCCCACGCCCATGTCCCCGCCCCCGAGCAGCGGATCTCCCTGCCGGAGCTGCTCCCGGACTTCTACCGGGCGATGAGCGCCCTGGAGCGGGCCTCCAAGGCCGGGATCGAGCCGCAGCTCGCCGAGCTGGTCAAGGTCCACGCCTCGATGATCAACGGCTGCGCGTTCTGCATCGACATGCACGCCGCCGACGCGGTCAAGGGCGGCGAGCAGGAGCACCGGATCCGCTCGCTGCCGGCCTGGCGGGAGACCCCCTGGTTCACCGCCCGGGAGCGTGCCGCCCTCGCGCTGACCGAGTCGGTCACGCTGCTCACCCAGGGCCACGTTCCGGACGCCGTCTACCAGGAGGCCGCCCGCCACTTCGAGCAGACCGAGCTGGCGAGCCTGATCGCGGTGGTCGTCACCATCAACGCCTGGAACCGGATCGGCGTCACCTCCCGGCTGAGCCCGGCCGCGCGCTGA
- a CDS encoding glycoside hydrolase family 65 protein — translation MTGQDTFAVDPWQVAEFGLDPAAMARAESVFALSNGHVGLRANLDEGEPHGLPGTYLNGVFELRPLPYGEGGYGYPESSQSVINVTNGKIIRLLVDDEPFDLRYGELRSHRRSLDFRDGLLRREAEWTSPAGRTVRVNSTRLVSLTQRAVAAVEYQVEAVDGPVRIVLQSELVANEQLPGGAGGDPRAAAVLEAPLISEAHHALNSKAVLVHRTRFSGIRVAAGMDHIIEGPEGFESTVESHEDQGRVSVTTVLRPGERLKVVKFIAYGWSATRSLPAVRDQVEAALTAARYTGWDGLVAEQGTYLKDFWDSSDIEIEGDVELQQAVRFAIFHVLQAGARSEERAIPAKGLTGPGYDGHSFWDTETFVLPVLTYCLPGAVNQALRWRHTTLPLARERAGQLGLAGAVFPWRTIRGEECSGYWPAGTAAFHIGADIASAVVRYVRATGDVAFEKEYGLELLVETARMWRSLGHHDAEGQFRIEGVTGPDEYSAVADNNVFTNLMAQSNLRNAAEAATRHQPEAAALGVDTEEMAAWRDAASAMFVPYDEKLGVHPQADGFTDHQFWDFEGTPPEKYPLLLHFPYFDLYRKQVVKQADLVLAMQLRGDAFTDEQKARNFAYYERLTVRDSSLSACTQAVIAAEVGQLDLAYDYTAEAAMMDLHDLGGNTRDGLHMASLAGACIALVAGFGGLRDHNGTLAFRPRLPSGLRRLTFSMQIRKCLLEVRITHAGTTYTLRRGEALPLTHEGEDLVVRAGTPVTRPIVKPPAQERCGQPPGREPARRQPHAGVAGGGTVGSAPDHLAAE, via the coding sequence ATGACCGGACAGGACACCTTCGCCGTCGACCCGTGGCAGGTCGCCGAGTTCGGGCTCGACCCGGCCGCGATGGCCCGGGCCGAGTCCGTCTTCGCCCTGTCCAACGGCCATGTCGGCCTGCGCGCCAACCTCGACGAGGGAGAGCCGCACGGCCTGCCGGGGACGTACCTGAACGGGGTCTTCGAGCTGCGGCCGCTGCCGTACGGCGAGGGCGGGTACGGCTACCCGGAGTCCAGCCAGAGCGTCATCAACGTGACCAACGGCAAGATCATCCGACTGCTGGTCGACGACGAGCCCTTCGACCTGCGCTACGGCGAACTGCGCAGCCACCGCCGCAGTCTGGACTTCCGCGACGGCCTGCTGCGGCGCGAGGCGGAGTGGACCTCGCCGGCCGGCCGGACGGTCAGGGTGAATTCCACCCGGCTGGTCTCGCTCACCCAGCGGGCGGTGGCGGCCGTCGAGTACCAGGTGGAGGCGGTGGACGGGCCGGTCCGGATCGTCCTGCAGTCCGAGCTGGTCGCCAACGAGCAACTGCCCGGCGGCGCCGGCGGCGACCCGCGGGCGGCCGCCGTGCTGGAGGCCCCGCTGATCTCCGAGGCGCACCACGCGCTGAACAGCAAGGCGGTGCTGGTGCACCGGACGCGGTTCAGCGGGATCCGGGTGGCGGCCGGGATGGACCACATCATCGAGGGGCCCGAGGGCTTCGAGAGCACCGTCGAGAGCCACGAGGACCAGGGCCGGGTCAGTGTCACCACGGTGCTGCGCCCCGGCGAGCGGCTGAAGGTGGTCAAGTTCATCGCGTACGGCTGGTCCGCGACCCGGTCGCTGCCCGCCGTCCGGGACCAGGTCGAGGCCGCGCTGACCGCCGCCCGGTACACCGGCTGGGACGGGCTGGTGGCCGAACAGGGAACCTACCTCAAGGACTTCTGGGACTCCAGCGACATCGAGATCGAGGGGGACGTCGAACTCCAGCAGGCCGTCCGGTTCGCGATCTTCCACGTGCTGCAGGCCGGCGCCCGCAGCGAGGAGCGGGCGATCCCGGCCAAGGGGCTGACCGGCCCGGGCTACGACGGCCACAGCTTCTGGGACACCGAGACCTTCGTGCTGCCGGTGCTCACCTACTGCCTGCCCGGCGCGGTGAACCAGGCCCTGCGCTGGCGGCACACCACGCTGCCGCTGGCCCGCGAGCGGGCCGGCCAGCTCGGCCTCGCCGGCGCGGTGTTCCCCTGGCGGACGATCCGCGGCGAGGAGTGCTCCGGCTACTGGCCGGCCGGCACCGCGGCCTTCCACATCGGCGCCGACATCGCCTCGGCGGTGGTCCGCTACGTCCGGGCCACCGGGGACGTCGCCTTCGAGAAGGAGTACGGGCTCGAACTCCTGGTGGAGACCGCCCGGATGTGGCGTTCGCTCGGCCACCACGACGCCGAGGGCCAGTTCCGGATCGAGGGCGTCACCGGCCCCGACGAGTACAGCGCGGTCGCCGACAACAACGTCTTCACCAACCTGATGGCGCAGAGCAACCTGCGCAACGCCGCCGAGGCCGCCACCCGGCACCAGCCCGAGGCAGCCGCCCTCGGCGTGGACACCGAGGAGATGGCCGCCTGGCGGGACGCCGCGAGCGCGATGTTCGTCCCCTACGACGAGAAGCTCGGCGTGCACCCGCAGGCCGACGGCTTCACCGACCACCAGTTCTGGGACTTCGAGGGCACCCCGCCGGAGAAGTACCCGCTGCTGCTGCACTTCCCCTACTTCGACCTGTACCGCAAGCAGGTGGTCAAGCAGGCCGACCTGGTGCTCGCCATGCAACTGCGCGGCGACGCCTTCACCGACGAGCAGAAGGCCCGCAACTTCGCCTACTACGAGCGCCTCACCGTGCGGGACTCCTCCCTCTCGGCCTGCACCCAGGCGGTGATCGCGGCCGAGGTCGGCCAGCTCGACCTCGCCTACGACTACACCGCCGAGGCCGCGATGATGGACCTGCACGACCTCGGCGGCAATACCCGGGACGGCCTGCACATGGCGTCCCTGGCCGGGGCCTGCATCGCGCTGGTGGCCGGGTTCGGCGGGCTGCGCGACCACAACGGGACGCTGGCGTTCCGGCCCCGGCTGCCGTCCGGGCTGCGCCGGCTGACCTTCTCGATGCAGATCCGCAAGTGCCTGCTGGAGGTCCGGATCACCCACGCCGGCACCACGTACACGCTGCGCCGGGGCGAGGCCCTGCCGCTCACCCATGAGGGGGAGGACCTGGTGGTCAGGGCGGGCACCCCGGTGACCCGGCCGATCGTGAAGCCGCCGGCGCAGGAGCGCTGCGGCCAGCCGCCCGGGCGCGAGCCGGCCCGCCGGCAGCCGCACGCCGGAGTGGCGGGCGGCGGGACGGTCGGCTCCGCGCCGGACCACCTCGCGGCCGAGTAG
- a CDS encoding VOC family protein, with the protein MPQVTHAYKPGTPCWVDLMVKDQQAALDFYRDLFGWQGEVGPAEFGGYAICTLNGRPVAGIMAAMAQEGQPEPPNVWSTYLASADADATSRAITDNGGSVMFPVSDVGTTGRMMVATDPSGAVFGVWQPLDFFGAHVVNEPGALTWNELNTTDTEAAGRFYEQAFGLRPATVQGLPGYYSLNVGERTVGGMQPIADYLPAGTPSHWMTYFSVDDCDSVVDALVKAGGSVIQPPFDMQAGRMSVVADPQGAVFAVISSPDSP; encoded by the coding sequence ATGCCCCAAGTCACCCACGCCTACAAGCCCGGCACCCCCTGTTGGGTCGACCTGATGGTCAAGGACCAGCAGGCCGCGCTCGACTTCTACCGTGACCTGTTCGGCTGGCAGGGCGAGGTCGGCCCGGCCGAGTTCGGCGGCTACGCGATCTGCACCCTGAACGGGAGGCCGGTGGCCGGCATCATGGCCGCGATGGCCCAGGAGGGCCAGCCCGAGCCGCCCAACGTGTGGAGCACCTACCTCGCCTCGGCGGACGCCGACGCCACCTCCAGGGCGATCACCGACAACGGCGGCTCGGTGATGTTCCCGGTCTCCGACGTCGGCACCACCGGCCGGATGATGGTCGCCACCGACCCGTCCGGCGCGGTCTTCGGCGTCTGGCAGCCGCTCGACTTCTTCGGGGCCCACGTGGTCAACGAGCCCGGCGCGCTGACCTGGAACGAGCTCAACACCACCGACACCGAAGCGGCCGGCCGGTTCTACGAGCAGGCCTTCGGGCTGCGGCCGGCCACCGTCCAGGGCCTGCCCGGCTACTACTCGCTCAACGTCGGCGAGCGGACCGTCGGCGGCATGCAGCCGATCGCCGACTACCTGCCGGCCGGCACGCCCTCGCACTGGATGACGTACTTCTCGGTGGACGACTGCGACTCCGTGGTCGACGCGCTGGTCAAGGCGGGCGGCTCGGTGATCCAGCCGCCCTTCGACATGCAGGCCGGCCGGATGTCCGTGGTGGCCGATCCGCAGGGTGCGGTGTTCGCGGTGATCTCCTCGCCCGACTCGCCCTGA
- a CDS encoding PLP-dependent aminotransferase family protein, whose translation MESWSTFGGDLHLDLTGRQARGLGLRAALEDALREAVQDGRLAPGTRLPSSRALGGDLGIARNTVVEAYLQLTAEGWLTSRQGSGTTVADRAAPPAPAVAPGAPPPGPAVRYDLRPGRPDLSMFPRTAWSAAARRALTAAPNEALGYDTPLGRIELRQALAAYLARVRGVRTAPERILICSGHTQALNLLCAALRERGAAALAVEAYGLAPLQQVVTASGLERVALPLDEGGARTDLLTGVRAGAVLLTPAHQFPTGAPLLAPRRSAAVEWARRTGGLVIEDDYDGEFRYDRQPLGAMQALDPERVVYSGTASKSLAPALRLGWLALPQELVAPVTRLKRLADTQSGALDQLTLAELITSGTYDRHVRRCRLHYRRRRDRLVAALAERAPRIRVTGVAAGLHAVLVLPPGGPGEAELIGRGAAAGLALGGLAECRDDRAGDGPQAPPGLVIGYGTPPEHAFAGALDALCGLLERL comes from the coding sequence ATGGAATCCTGGTCCACTTTCGGCGGCGACCTGCACCTGGACCTCACCGGCCGCCAGGCCCGGGGGCTCGGCCTGCGGGCCGCCCTGGAGGACGCGCTGCGCGAGGCCGTGCAGGACGGCCGGCTCGCCCCCGGCACCCGGCTGCCGTCCTCCCGGGCGCTCGGCGGCGACCTCGGGATCGCCCGCAACACCGTCGTGGAGGCCTACCTCCAGCTGACCGCCGAGGGCTGGCTGACCTCCCGGCAGGGCTCCGGCACCACCGTCGCGGACCGGGCCGCGCCGCCCGCGCCGGCCGTCGCCCCGGGCGCACCGCCGCCCGGCCCGGCCGTCCGGTACGACCTGCGGCCCGGACGGCCGGACCTCTCGATGTTCCCGCGCACCGCCTGGTCGGCCGCCGCCCGGCGGGCCCTGACCGCCGCCCCGAACGAAGCGCTCGGCTACGACACCCCGCTCGGCCGGATCGAACTGCGGCAGGCCCTCGCGGCCTACCTGGCCCGGGTCCGCGGGGTACGGACCGCCCCGGAGCGGATCCTGATCTGCTCCGGGCACACCCAGGCCCTCAACCTGCTCTGCGCGGCCCTGCGCGAGCGCGGGGCGGCCGCGCTGGCCGTGGAGGCGTACGGGCTGGCGCCGCTCCAGCAGGTGGTGACGGCCTCCGGTCTGGAGCGGGTGGCGCTGCCGCTGGACGAGGGCGGCGCCCGGACGGACCTGCTGACCGGCGTCCGCGCCGGGGCGGTGCTGCTGACACCGGCCCATCAGTTCCCCACCGGGGCACCACTGCTGGCGCCCCGCCGGTCGGCGGCGGTGGAGTGGGCCCGGCGCACCGGCGGGTTGGTGATCGAGGACGACTACGACGGCGAGTTCCGCTACGACCGGCAGCCGCTCGGCGCGATGCAGGCGCTCGACCCCGAGCGGGTGGTCTACTCGGGCACGGCCAGCAAGAGCCTGGCGCCGGCCCTGCGGCTGGGCTGGCTGGCGCTGCCGCAGGAGCTGGTCGCCCCGGTCACCCGGCTGAAGCGGCTGGCCGACACCCAGTCCGGGGCGCTGGACCAGCTCACCCTGGCCGAGCTGATCACCTCGGGCACCTACGACCGGCATGTCCGGCGCTGCCGGCTGCACTACCGGCGGCGCCGCGACCGGCTGGTGGCGGCGCTCGCCGAGCGGGCCCCCCGGATACGGGTGACGGGCGTGGCGGCCGGCCTGCACGCGGTCCTGGTGCTGCCGCCGGGCGGGCCCGGCGAGGCGGAGCTGATCGGGCGCGGTGCGGCGGCCGGCCTGGCGCTGGGCGGACTGGCCGAGTGCCGGGACGACCGGGCGGGCGACGGGCCGCAGGCGCCGCCCGGCCTGGTGATCGGCTACGGCACGCCGCCCGAACATGCCTTCGCGGGCGCGCTGGACGCGCTCTGCGGCCTGCTGGAGCGGCTCTGA
- a CDS encoding DUF6126 family protein, with the protein MTEPVALPATPAEAPAPATIDAGKRANRRVGIRVLIYMVATHGFAGFIMLLFEIGSRKG; encoded by the coding sequence ATGACCGAGCCCGTCGCCCTGCCCGCCACCCCCGCCGAGGCCCCCGCGCCCGCCACCATCGACGCCGGCAAGCGGGCCAACCGCCGGGTCGGGATCAGGGTCCTGATCTACATGGTCGCCACCCACGGCTTCGCCGGCTTCATCATGCTGCTGTTCGAGATCGGCTCGCGGAAGGGCTGA
- a CDS encoding isocitrate lyase/phosphoenolpyruvate mutase family protein yields the protein MTSDQTSDQQDRARLLHALHRPGDPVLLANVWDAAGARLVAAAGAAALATASASVSWTLGYPDGDRADLAEVLAQTARIVRAAGALPVTADLESGFADTAEGVGANITALLATGAVGVNLEDGLPGPGGPLRPVEEAAARIAAARAAADAAGVALFVNARTDVFLLAVGDPADRPEHAVTRARAYLAAGADGIFVPGVGDPDTVAALAAAVPAPLNVLAGPGAPAVPELAKLGVARVSLGPGLARAAYAALRLAAEEAYGPGTYDGIAGGLGYQELNALLAD from the coding sequence ATGACGAGCGATCAGACCAGCGATCAGCAGGACCGGGCCCGACTCCTCCACGCGCTGCACCGCCCCGGCGACCCGGTGCTGCTGGCCAACGTCTGGGACGCGGCCGGCGCCCGGCTGGTCGCCGCCGCCGGGGCGGCCGCCCTCGCCACCGCCAGCGCGAGCGTCTCCTGGACGCTCGGCTACCCCGACGGCGACCGCGCCGACCTCGCCGAGGTGCTGGCGCAGACCGCCAGGATCGTCCGGGCGGCCGGCGCCCTGCCCGTCACGGCCGACCTGGAGAGCGGTTTCGCCGACACCGCCGAGGGCGTCGGCGCGAACATCACCGCTCTGCTCGCCACCGGCGCGGTCGGGGTCAACCTGGAGGACGGGCTGCCCGGCCCCGGCGGCCCGCTGCGCCCGGTCGAGGAGGCGGCCGCCCGGATCGCCGCCGCCCGCGCGGCCGCCGACGCCGCCGGCGTCGCGCTCTTCGTCAACGCCAGGACCGACGTCTTCCTGCTGGCCGTGGGCGATCCGGCCGACCGCCCGGAGCACGCCGTCACCCGGGCCCGGGCCTACCTCGCGGCCGGCGCCGACGGCATCTTCGTCCCCGGCGTCGGCGACCCGGACACCGTCGCGGCGCTGGCCGCGGCCGTGCCCGCCCCGCTGAACGTGCTGGCCGGCCCGGGCGCCCCGGCCGTCCCCGAGCTGGCGAAGCTGGGCGTGGCCCGGGTCAGCCTCGGCCCGGGCCTGGCCCGCGCCGCCTACGCGGCGCTGCGGCTCGCCGCCGAGGAGGCCTACGGGCCCGGCACGTACGACGGCATCGCCGGCGGTCTCGGCTACCAGGAGCTGAACGCCCTGCTGGCGGACTGA
- a CDS encoding XRE family transcriptional regulator, translating to MTTSPPDDQEVVGLAARLREHRLGSRLTLEAAAARVGLSPAYLSRLETGRRQPSLPVLLGLARAYGSSVSGLLGETPGDLDPVVRGGAIEPGRAGGWGYRRAGAPGRAMQALRVQVPPSVQDEVVRVHPGEEWLYVVRGRLRLTLGERVHLLAEGDSAHFDSLTPHCIAADSADGVELLFLHTLLQSPGGELCLGGGPVPH from the coding sequence ATGACCACCAGCCCGCCGGACGACCAGGAGGTCGTCGGCCTCGCCGCCCGCCTGCGCGAGCACCGACTCGGCAGCCGGCTCACCCTGGAGGCCGCGGCCGCCCGGGTCGGGCTCTCCCCAGCCTATCTCTCCCGCCTGGAGACCGGACGCCGGCAGCCCTCGCTGCCGGTGCTCCTCGGCCTCGCCCGGGCCTACGGCAGCTCCGTCTCCGGCCTGCTCGGCGAGACGCCGGGCGACCTGGACCCCGTCGTCCGCGGCGGCGCGATCGAACCCGGCCGGGCCGGCGGCTGGGGCTACCGGCGGGCCGGCGCCCCCGGCCGGGCCATGCAGGCGCTGCGGGTCCAGGTGCCGCCGAGCGTCCAGGACGAGGTCGTCCGGGTGCACCCGGGGGAGGAGTGGTTGTACGTCGTCCGCGGCCGGCTGCGGCTGACCCTCGGCGAGCGCGTCCACCTGCTGGCGGAGGGTGACTCGGCCCACTTCGACTCGCTCACCCCGCACTGCATCGCGGCGGACTCGGCGGACGGCGTCGAACTGCTCTTCCTGCACACCCTGCTGCAGAGCCCCGGGGGCGAACTCTGCCTCGGCGGCGGCCCGGTGCCGCACTGA